The following coding sequences lie in one Thermosulfuriphilus ammonigenes genomic window:
- a CDS encoding ammonium transporter: protein MINSGDTAFILVAAALVLLMTPGLAIFYGGMVREKNVLGTLMQSFIMISIISLEWVIIGYSMAFGPDIGGVVGDLSWLGLKGVGLTPNPDYAGTIPQLVFMIYQCMFAVITPALITGAFAERMRFAPFIVFSLLWAILVYNPVCHWIWGAGGWLKAKGVLDFAGGLVVHLTSGAAALAAALVVGPRRGFGRESFMPHNLPMTLLGTGLLWFGWFGFNGGSALAANGTAGVAFVATHLGGMAGMLMWVLVEWLHRGKPTTLGAASGAIAGLATITPAAGFVGPTAAIAIGLLAGVCCYFGVMLKNVLGYDDSLDVVGIHGLGGVLGTLALGVFASQAVNPDGASGLLAGNPAFLGTQAFGVLVVGAYAFVVSFVLLKLIDALWGLRVGAEDELAGLDISQHSEKAYS from the coding sequence ATGATTAATTCAGGTGACACCGCCTTTATCCTGGTGGCAGCAGCATTGGTCCTCCTGATGACCCCTGGGCTGGCCATTTTTTATGGAGGGATGGTTCGGGAAAAGAATGTCCTGGGCACCCTTATGCAAAGCTTTATTATGATCTCTATCATCAGCCTGGAGTGGGTCATTATTGGTTACTCTATGGCCTTTGGCCCGGATATCGGGGGGGTTGTTGGTGATCTTTCCTGGTTGGGGTTAAAGGGGGTGGGGCTAACTCCCAATCCCGACTACGCTGGCACCATTCCCCAGCTTGTTTTTATGATCTACCAGTGCATGTTTGCCGTTATTACCCCGGCCCTGATTACCGGAGCCTTTGCAGAAAGGATGCGCTTTGCTCCCTTTATAGTTTTTAGTCTCCTCTGGGCCATTCTGGTTTACAATCCTGTGTGTCACTGGATCTGGGGGGCCGGCGGGTGGCTTAAGGCCAAAGGTGTGCTTGATTTTGCCGGTGGGCTGGTAGTCCATCTGACTTCAGGGGCCGCGGCCCTGGCGGCAGCCTTGGTGGTTGGCCCGCGGCGGGGGTTTGGTCGAGAGAGCTTTATGCCTCACAATCTTCCCATGACCCTTCTGGGTACAGGCCTTTTGTGGTTTGGTTGGTTCGGCTTTAACGGAGGCAGTGCCCTGGCGGCCAATGGTACCGCCGGGGTGGCCTTTGTGGCTACCCACCTGGGGGGAATGGCCGGGATGCTCATGTGGGTCTTGGTGGAGTGGCTTCACCGCGGAAAACCTACTACCCTGGGGGCGGCCAGTGGGGCCATTGCTGGCCTGGCCACCATCACCCCAGCGGCCGGCTTTGTGGGGCCGACAGCGGCCATTGCCATTGGTCTTTTGGCCGGGGTCTGTTGTTACTTCGGGGTGATGCTCAAAAATGTTCTCGGCTACGACGACAGCCTGGATGTAGTGGGTATTCACGGGCTGGGAGGCGTTTTGGGAACTCTGGCCCTAGGGGTGTTTGCCAGCCAGGCTGTAAATCCCGATGGCGCTAGCGGCCTTCTGGCCGGAAACCCTGCCTTTCTGGGCACTCAGGCCTTTGGGGTCCTTGTGGTGGGGGCCTATGCCTTTG